A portion of the Anaerolineales bacterium genome contains these proteins:
- a CDS encoding GNAT family N-acetyltransferase, with product MKLDRSYSFHEGASQEEVDLLWQGIIEYNKTSGPMLEYPPYEPYRIVLKDGQDQVVAGILTKIYLRCMAVELLWIDKELRNQGIGSELLHRVESHARELGCTFIHLDTFSFQAIEFYRKHGFSVFGLIDDYPGNVARYYLKKEL from the coding sequence ATGAAACTGGATCGATCGTACTCGTTTCACGAGGGGGCTTCTCAGGAAGAAGTCGATTTGTTGTGGCAAGGAATCATCGAATACAACAAGACCAGCGGTCCGATGCTGGAGTATCCTCCCTACGAACCTTATCGCATCGTCCTGAAAGACGGGCAGGATCAGGTGGTTGCCGGAATCTTGACCAAGATCTACCTGCGTTGCATGGCAGTGGAACTCTTGTGGATCGATAAGGAGTTGCGCAATCAGGGAATTGGATCTGAGTTGCTGCACAGGGTGGAGTCGCACGCCAGAGAACTCGGGTGCACGTTCATCCATCTGGACACGTTCAGCTTTCAGGCGATTGAATTCTACAGGAAACACGGCTTCTCCGTTTTCGGATTGATCGACGATTATCCCGGGAACGTGGCGCGCTATTACTTGAAGAAGGAACTTTAA
- the pyk gene encoding pyruvate kinase, with protein MSNDEIEQPDLDLTNKIPYTFGALMNRRAKIVATIGPVSIGVECLKHLAEAGMDVARLNFSHGDHEFHAETIRQLRQVSEETGKAIAILQDLSGPKLRTGKLENDEPVRLEAGNKLTLTTHPVIGTKDRIFVDYAALPADVKPGDHILLDDGSIELSVLKTTENEVQTEIVNGGILGNHKGINLPGVVLSAPALSKQDLDDLAFGIDQGVDAVALSFVRRAEDIHTLRGAIAACCAERQDLPIIAKLERPEAVARLDPILEATDGVMVARGDLGVEVAPERVPSIQKEIIQRANEEHRIVITATQMLESMMENPHPTRAEASDVANAVFDGSDALMLSGETAVGKYPIKAVETMARIILDAEAHMSKWGQDFYNSTLETDDDAVATTHAARMLAHDRDVAAIAVFTRSGRTAKLMSSVRPRVPIWAFTPDSTTYQRMALLWGVQPFLMPMANSVEEMIEHVRTSSLASGLTKPGDQVVLVASFPIGAMGIPNFTLLHRVE; from the coding sequence GTGAGTAATGATGAAATCGAACAACCGGATCTCGACCTTACGAATAAAATCCCATACACTTTTGGTGCGCTCATGAATCGACGTGCCAAAATCGTCGCCACCATTGGACCCGTTTCGATCGGTGTGGAATGCCTCAAACATCTCGCCGAAGCCGGCATGGACGTCGCCCGCTTGAATTTTTCCCACGGCGATCACGAGTTCCACGCCGAAACCATCCGCCAACTGCGCCAGGTAAGCGAGGAGACGGGCAAGGCCATCGCCATCCTGCAGGACTTGAGCGGTCCGAAGCTGCGTACGGGCAAACTCGAAAATGACGAACCCGTACGGCTCGAAGCGGGAAATAAACTCACCTTGACGACGCATCCTGTCATTGGAACAAAAGATCGGATTTTCGTCGACTACGCTGCCCTGCCCGCCGATGTTAAACCCGGAGATCACATCCTGCTCGACGACGGCAGTATCGAGTTGTCCGTGCTAAAAACGACGGAAAACGAAGTGCAAACGGAGATCGTCAACGGTGGAATTCTTGGCAACCACAAGGGTATAAATCTTCCGGGTGTCGTCTTGTCGGCACCGGCGCTGTCAAAACAGGACCTCGACGATCTGGCTTTCGGCATCGATCAAGGGGTCGATGCGGTGGCGCTTTCCTTCGTGCGCCGCGCCGAAGATATACATACGCTGCGCGGCGCCATTGCTGCGTGCTGCGCCGAGCGTCAGGATTTGCCCATCATCGCCAAGTTGGAACGCCCTGAGGCGGTCGCACGCCTCGATCCCATCCTCGAAGCCACCGACGGCGTAATGGTGGCGCGCGGCGATCTGGGGGTGGAAGTTGCGCCGGAGCGCGTACCCTCGATTCAAAAAGAAATCATCCAACGCGCCAACGAAGAACACCGTATCGTGATCACTGCCACGCAGATGCTGGAATCGATGATGGAGAATCCCCATCCCACGCGTGCCGAAGCCTCGGATGTAGCCAATGCGGTTTTCGACGGAAGCGACGCCCTGATGCTCTCCGGGGAAACCGCGGTGGGCAAATACCCCATCAAAGCCGTCGAGACCATGGCGCGCATTATTCTCGACGCGGAAGCGCACATGTCCAAATGGGGACAAGACTTCTACAACAGCACGCTGGAAACCGACGACGACGCCGTCGCCACAACGCATGCAGCGCGCATGTTGGCGCACGACCGCGACGTGGCCGCCATCGCCGTTTTCACCCGTTCGGGCCGCACGGCGAAATTGATGTCCAGCGTGCGGCCGCGCGTGCCCATCTGGGCTTTCACCCCCGATTCGACGACCTATCAGCGTATGGCACTGTTATGGGGCGTGCAACCGTTCCTCATGCCCATGGCAAATTCGGTGGAAGAAATGATCGAGCACGTGCGCACATCCAGCCTGGCTTCAGGGTTAACCAAACCGGGTGATCAAGTCGTCCTGGTAGCTAGTTTTCCGATTGGCGCGATGGGCATCCCGAATTTCACACTGCTGCATCGGGTGGAATAG
- the argF gene encoding ornithine carbamoyltransferase: MNNFLAISDCTSEELKRLLDLAVRLKKERRDGGNKPVLAGKNLAMVFQKPSLRTRVSFEMGMRHLGGDALYLSPDEIGLGKREAIRDVSRVLSGYVDGIMARVFAHEHVLELARHASVPVINGLSDYNHPCQAMADVLTILEHFGSLEGINMTYVGDGNNVAVSLIFACALLDMNFTIASPQGYSLPESVFSEARSLAGNSKLEFRALEDPHEAVIGAQVIYTDTWVSMGQEEETKKRQEAFPPYQVNQQLVAEADPQAIVLHCLPAHRGQEITDEVMDGEQSRIFQQAENRMHAQKAILVELLR, translated from the coding sequence ATGAATAATTTCCTTGCTATTTCGGATTGCACGAGTGAAGAGCTTAAACGGCTGCTCGACCTCGCCGTCCGCTTGAAGAAGGAGCGACGCGACGGAGGAAACAAGCCTGTGTTGGCCGGCAAGAACCTGGCCATGGTTTTCCAGAAACCAAGCCTGCGCACGCGTGTCTCCTTCGAAATGGGCATGCGCCATCTCGGCGGCGATGCACTCTACCTCTCACCCGATGAGATCGGCCTGGGAAAACGTGAGGCGATCCGCGACGTCAGTCGGGTGCTATCCGGTTACGTGGATGGGATCATGGCCCGCGTCTTCGCACACGAGCACGTACTCGAATTGGCGCGCCACGCCAGCGTGCCGGTGATCAACGGGCTGAGCGATTACAACCACCCCTGCCAGGCCATGGCCGACGTACTCACCATACTCGAACATTTCGGATCGCTCGAGGGGATCAACATGACCTACGTCGGTGACGGCAACAACGTGGCCGTCTCCTTGATCTTCGCCTGCGCATTGTTGGACATGAATTTCACCATCGCCTCACCGCAAGGGTATTCCCTTCCGGAAAGCGTTTTTTCCGAGGCGAGATCACTGGCGGGTAACTCCAAACTCGAGTTCCGCGCACTCGAAGACCCACACGAAGCCGTAATAGGCGCTCAGGTGATCTACACGGATACCTGGGTCAGTATGGGGCAAGAGGAGGAAACGAAAAAACGCCAAGAAGCTTTCCCGCCCTACCAGGTCAACCAACAACTCGTCGCCGAAGCCGATCCGCAGGCCATCGTGCTGCACTGTTTGCCCGCCCACCGCGGCCAGGAGATCACCGATGAGGTGATGGACGGCGAGCAATCACGCATTTTTCAACAAGCCGAAAACCGCATGCACGCCCAGAAAGCCATCCTGGTCGAACTACTTCGCTGA